One genomic region from Phragmites australis chromosome 1, lpPhrAust1.1, whole genome shotgun sequence encodes:
- the LOC133884004 gene encoding uncharacterized protein LOC133884004 — translation MEEGGLTATASPQWPTSPRAAEAMAALPSWEDVPDNILVRVSAFLPCRADRVHMACVNRLWNAAMRGLRRPPPPVLPPLPPLPPQLPWLIFPSTEAPTFFSAITRCHQPLCRLPPDVRRARCCGSGDGGWLVLALDSCHAYALYNLNSGQRIPLPPGFTTPMDKEFPLVVRAATLSAPPSPNPYMVAAIVLIASRSTAAFWSEGSESWYSAGRLLTVRPQDVIYYGGAFFFVTSREDIIAFWPTYGPNGNVTLARVDYDMQQREDYDADVGFVRGLGTMRRYLVESRGRLLMVVRYVYYEAGTEMLRVFGFRVTAPLTNVQRPRAAWENLGEELDGRMLFLGPGCSRSFEVAHYDGFEESMIYFLDEGFVSGPSVDDRTWYSFTDMGRYSMEEMTSEPWPPGRHPSRSDKAPPTWWLH, via the coding sequence ATGGAGGAAGGAGGGCTCACAGCAACGGCGTCTCCGCAATGGCCGACCTCCCCGCGCGCGGCGGAGGCCATGGCGGCGCTGCCGTCGTGGGAGGACGTCCCCGACAACATCCTCGTCCGCGTCTCCGCCTTCCTCCCCTGCCGCGCGGACCGCGTCCACATGGCCTGCGTCAATCGGCTGTGGAACGCCGCCATGCGGGGGTTGCGGCGCCCGCCGCCACCGGTGCTGCccccgctgccgccgctgcctccccaGCTCCCGTGGCTCATCTTTCCGAGCACTGAGGCGCCGACCTTCTTCAGCGCGATCACCCGCTGCCACCAACCGCTCTGCCGGCTCCCGCCCGACGTCCGCCGCGCGCGCTGCTGCGGCTCTGGCGACGGCGGCTGGCTCGTCCTCGCGCTCGACTCGTGCCACGCGTACGCGCTCTACAACCTCAACTCCGGCCAGCGCATCCCGCTCCCGCCGGGGTTCACGACCCCGATGGACAAGGAGTTCCCACTGGTCGTGCGCGCCGCCACGCTCTCGGCCCCGCCGTCCCCCAACCCCTACATGGTCGCCGCCATCGTGCTAATCGCCAGCCGCTCCACCGCCGCGTTCTGGAGCGAGGGCAGCGAGAGCTGGTACTCGGCTGGACGCCTGCTCACGGTGAGGCCGCAGGATGTCATCTACTACGGGGGCGCCTTCTTCTTCGTCACATCCCGTGAGGACATCATCGCGTTCTGGCCTACCTACGGCCCGAATGGCAACGTGACCCTGGCCCGTGTGGACTACGACATGCAGCAGCGGGAGGACTACGACGCCGACGTCGGCTTCGTCCGCGGGCTGGGCACGATGAGGCGCTACCTCGTGGAGTCCCGGGGGCGCCTGCTCATGGTCGTGAGGTACGTCTACTACGAGGCTGGCACGGAGATGCTCCGGGTCTTTGGGTTCCGCGTCACGGCGCCATTGACCAACGTTCAGCGGCCTCGCGCGGCCTGGGAGAACCTCGGCGAGGAACTGGATGGCCGGATGCTGTTCCTGGGGCCGGGCTGCTCCAGGTCCTTCGAGGTCGCTCACTACGATGGCTTCGAGGAGTCCATGATCTATTTCCTGGACGAAGGCTTCGTCTCCGGGCCATCGGTGGACGACAGGACGTGGTACTCCTTCACCGACATGGGCAGGTACTCCATGGAGGAGATGACCTCCGAGCCCTGGCCTCCGGGTCGCCATCCGTCGAGGTCCGACAAAGCTCCCCCTACTTGGTGGCTCCATTGA
- the LOC133914851 gene encoding myosin-17-like, whose amino-acid sequence MGTPVNIIVGSHVWVEDPTLAWIDGEVVSIKNNEVHVQTSNGKKVTTDKSKVFPKDMEAPPGGVDDMTRLSYLHEPGVLQNLATRYELNEIYTYTGSILIAVNPFQRLPHLYDTHMMEQYKGADFGELSPHVFAIADSAYRAMINEGKSNSILVSGESGAGKTETTKMLMRYLAHLGGRSGVEGRTVEQQVLESNPVLEAFGNAKTVRNNNSSRFGKFVEIQFDKTGRISGAAIRTYLLERSRVCQINTPERNYHCFYFLCAAPPEDTQRYKLTDARSFHYLNQSSCIEVEGINDAEEYLATRRAMDIVGINEEEQEAIFRVVAAILHLGNINFAKGTEFDSSAIKDDKSRFHLNTAAELLKCDCNNLEKALITRVIVTPEEIITRTLDPASALVSRDALAKTIYSRLFDWIVEKINVSIGQDPNSKQLIGVLDIYGFESFKVNSFEQLCINYTNEKLQQHFNQHVFKMEQEEYTREEINWSYIEFVDNQDVLDLIEKKGGLIALLDEACMFPRSTHETFAQKLYTTFKNNKRFAKPKLSRTDFTIVHYAGDVTYQADQFLDKNKDYVVAEYQDLLNASSCPFVAGLFPSLPEETSKSSKFSSIGARFKLQLQSLMETLSSTEPHYIRCVKPNNLLKPAIFENTNVIQQLRCGGVLEAIRISCAGYPTRKTFYEFVNRFGVLAPEVLEWSNDDKIACQKILAKMGLENYQIGKTKVFLRAGQMADLDARRAEVLGRAARIIQRQICTYIARKQFAALRRSATQLQSFVRGTLARKLYECMRREAAAVKIQKNVRLHKARESYLQLQAAAVMLQTGLRAMSARKEFRFRKETKAAVHIQARWRCHRDYSHYKNLQGAALTYQCAWRQRLARRDLRKLKMAARETGALKEAKDKLEKRVEELTWRLGLEKRLRTDLEEAKSQEMAKLQETLRDMQMQVEEAKALVVKEREAARKAIEETPPVIKETPVLVEDTEKINSLTAEVEQLKALLETERQATEAAKREHAEAERRNEELIKKFEGAEKKVEQLQYTVQRLEEKATNMESENKVLRQQAVAISPTAKSLAAYPKSPFQLKTPENANALNGEVKSTPDVTPISLNPKELEAEEKPQKSLNEKQQENQDLLIKCVSQDLGFSSGRPIAACLIYRCLLHWRSFEVERTGVFDRIIQTIGTAIEVQDNNDKLAYWLSNSSTLLLLLQRTLKTTGAAGLTPQRRRSSAASFGRVFSGIRASPQSVGRPFLGSRLIGGLGDLRQVEAKYPALLFKQQLTAFLEKIYGMIRDNLKKEISPLLGLCIQAPRTSRASLIKGSRSQANALAQQTLIAHWQSIVKILTNYLNVLKANYVPSFLISKVFTQIFSFINVQLFNSLLLRRECCSFSNGEYVKAGLAELEQWCIYATEEYAGSSWEELKHIRQAVGFLVIHQKPKKTLKEITNDLCPVLSIQQLYRISTMYWDDKYGTHTVSSDVISSMRTMMTEDSNNAVSSSFLLDDDSSIPFSVDDISKSMTEIEVTDVDMPPLVRENSGFTFLHQRKD is encoded by the exons ATG GGAACTCCAGTTAACATCATTGTTGGTTCTCATGTTTGGGTGGAAGACCCAACTCTAGCTTGGATAGATGGTGAGGTTGTTAGCATAAAAAACAATGAAGTTCATGTGCAGACGTCGAATGGGAAAAAG GTTACTACAGACAAATCAAAAGTTTTCCCCAAGGATATGGAAGCTCCGCCAGGAGGAGTCGATGACATGACAAGACTATCATACTTACATGAACCTGGTGTTCTACAGAATCTTGCTACCCGATACGAACTGAATGAAATATAT ACATACACTGGCAGCATTTTGATAGCGGTAAATCCATTTCAAAGATTGCCACATCTTTATGATACACACATGATGGAACAATACAAGGGTGCAGATTTTGGGGAGCTGAGTCCCCATGTCTTTGCAATTGCAGATTCTGCTTACAG GGCAATGATAAATGAAGGGAAAAGCAATTCTATATTGGTCAGTGGTGAAAGTGGCGCTGGCAAGACTGAGACAACAAAGATGCTTATGAGATATCTAGCACATTTAGGTGGGCGGTCCGGAGTAGAAGGACGAACTGTAGAACAACAAGTTCTAGAG TCAAACCCGGTTCTTGAAGCTTTTGGTAATGCTAAAACCGTGCGGAACAATAACTCGAG TCGCTTTGGTAAGTTTGTTGAGATCCAATTTGACAAGACTGGGCGAATCTCGGGAGCTGCTATCAGAACTTACTTGCTGGAAAGATCCCGTGTGTGCCAAATTAATACTCCGGAAAGAAATTACCATTGCTTTTATTTCCTTTGTGCCGCACCACCTGAG GATACTCAGAGATATAAGTTGACTGATGCTAGATCTTTTCATTACCTGAACCAATCAAGCTGTATTGAGGTGGAAGGGATTAATGATGCCGAAGAATATCTAGCAACGAGAAGGGCCATGGATATAGTTGGAATTAACGAGGAAGAGCAG gAAGCTATATTCAGGGTTGTAGCAGCTATACTTCATCTTGGTAATATAAATTTTGCCAAGGGAACAGAATTTGATTCATCTGCAATCAAGGATGATAAGTCCAGGTTCCACCTTAACACTGCTGCAGAACTGTTGAa GTGTGATTGCAATAATTTGGAAAAGGCACTGATAACACGAGTAATAGTCACACCTGAAGAAATTATTACCAGAACACTTGATCCTGCTTCTGCACTTGTTAGCAGAGATGCATTAGCTAAGACAATATACTCCCGACTGTTCGATTG GATTGTGGAAAAAATTAATGTCTCCATTGGACAGGACCCAAACTCAAAACAGTTGATTGGTGTGCTTGATATCTATGGTTTTGAGAGTTTCAAAGTTAACAG TTTTGAACAGTTATGCATCAATTATACAAATGAAAAGCTGCAACAACATTTTAACCAG CATGTGTTCAAAATGGAACAAGAGGAGTATACCAGAGAAGAGATAAACTGGAGTTACATAGAGTTTGTTGATAATCAGGATGTGCTAGACTTGATTGAGAAG AAAGGTGGATTGATTGCACTTCTGGATGAAGCATG TATGTTTCCTAGATCAACACACGAGACATTTGCGCAGAAGCTGTATACAACATTTAAGAATAACAAGCGGTTTGCCAAACCAAAGCTTTCACGTACAGATTTTACAATCGTTCATTATGCTGGCGAC GTGACATACCAGGCTGATCAGTTCTTGGACAAGAATAAAGATTATGTAGTGGCTGAATATCAGGATTTGTTGAATGCTTCATCATGTCCGTTTGTAGCTGGTTTATTCCCTTCACTCCCTGAAGAGACATCAAAGTCTTCAAAATTTTCATCCATTGGAGCACGTTTTAAG CTGCAACTTCAATCTCTCATGGAGACTTTGAGCTCTACTGAGCCCCACTATATTAGATGTGTGAAACCAAATAATCTCCTCAAGCCAGCCATTTTCGAGAACACAAATGTTATACAACAACTACGATGCGGA GGTGTTCTTGAAGCTATCAGGATCAGCTGTGCTGGATATCCCACAAGAAAAACATTTTATGAATTTGTTAATCGCTTTGGTGTTCTTGCTCCTGAAGTTCTAGAATGGAG CAATGATGATAAGATTGCGTGCCAGAAGATTTTGGCAAAAATGGGTCTGGAGAATTACCAG ATAGGAAAAACAAAGGTGTTTCTGAGAGCTGGGCAGATGGCTGATTTGGATGCACGTAGAGCCGAAGTATTAGGAAGAGCAGCAAGAATTATACAGAGACAAATATGTACATATATTGCTCGAAAACAGTTTGCCGCGCTTAGAAGATCAGCAACACAGCTGCAATCTTTTGTTAGAG GAACATTGGCTCGTAAGTTGTATGAGTGCATGAGGCGGGAAGCAGCTGCGGTTAAAATACAAAAGAATGTGCGCCTCCACAAAGCACGTGAATCTTATTTACAACTGCAAGCAGCTGCAGTCATGCTGCAGACCGGCTTAAGGGCAATGTCTGCTCGCAAAGAATTCAGATTCAGAAAGGAAACTAAAGCAGCTGTCCATATCCAA GCTCGATGGCGCTGCCACAGAGACTATTCACATTACAAGAATCTGCAGGGTGCAGCTCTTACTTACCAGTGTGCCTGGAGACAAAGGCTTGCAAGAAGAGATTTAAGAAAGCTCAAAATG GCTGCGAGGGAAACAGGGGCCCTTAAAGAGGCCAAGGATAAACTTGAGAAGCGTGTTGAAGAGCTAACCTGGCGTTTAGGACTGGAGAAGCGATTAAGG ACTGACCTTGAGGAAGCAAAAAGCCAGGAAATGGCGAAGCTGCAAGAGACATTGCGTGATATGCAGATGCAAGTTGAAGAAGCAAAGGCTTTGGTTGTTAAGGAAAGAGAAGCAGCTAGAAAGGCAATTGAAGAAACACCTCCAGTAATCAAAGAGACTCCTGTATTGGTTGAAGACACAGAAAAGATTAACTCACTGACAGCCGAAGTTGAACAACTGAAG GCTCTGCTGGAAACTGAAAGGCAAGCAACAGAAGCTGCAAAGAGAGAACATGCTGAAGCTGAACGGAGAAACGAAGAACTGATTAAGAAATTTGAAGGTGCAGAGAAAAAGGTCGAGCAACTTCAGTACACTGTCCAGAG GCTGGAAGAGAAAGCAACAAATATGGAGTCTGAGAACAAAGTGCTCCGTCAACAGGCTGTTGCAATTTCTCCTACTGCAAAATCATTAGCTGCATATCCCAAGTCTCCTTTCCAG CTGAAAACTCCGGAGAATGCGAATGCTCTGAATGGGGAGGTGAAATCAACACCA GATGTCACTCCCATCTCTCTCAATCCCAAAGAACTTGAGGCTGAGGAGAAGCCACAAAAATCACTTAACGAGAAGCAACAG GAAAATCAAGACCTGCTGATCAAATGTGTATCACAAGATCTGGGATTCTCCAGTGGTAGGCCTATTGCTGCTTGTCTTATCTACAGGTGTCTTCTACATTGGAGATCATTTGAAGTTGAAAGAACTGGTGTTTTTGACCGTATTATTCAAACAATAGGCACTGCCATAGAG GTCCAGGACAACAACGACAAGCTAGCATATTGGCTCTCCAATTCATCCAcattactactactactacaacGAACACTGAAAACAACTGGAGCAGCTGGACTCACTCCTCAGAGGCGCAGATCATCTGCTGCATCATTTGGGAGGGTGTTTTCG GGAATTCGAGCTTCACCACAGAGTGTTGGGCGTCCTTTTCTGGGCAGTCGCTTGATTGGAGGACTAGGTGATCTTCGTCAAGTTGAAGCCAAGTATCCTGCCCTGCTTTTCAAGCAGCAGCTGACAGCTTTCCTTGAGAAGATCTACGGAATGATAAGAGACAATTTGAAGAAGGAGATATCTCCGTTGCTTGGTCTTTGCATCCAG GCACCAAGAACATCTCGTGCAAGTCTAATTAAAGGATCTCGTTCTCAAGCAAATGCCTTGGCCCAACAAACTCTTATTGCTCACTGGCAGAGCATTGTGAAAATATTAACAAACTACTTGAATGTTTTGAAAGCCAATTAT GTCCCTTCATTCTTAATCAGCAAGGTGTTCACTCAAATCTTTTCATTTATTAATGTTCAGTTGTTTAATAG TCTGCTTCTTCGACGAGAATGCTGTTCATTTAGCAACGGAGAATATGTGAAAGCTGGATTGGCAGAATTAGAGCAGTGGTGCATTTATGCAACTGAAGAG TATGCAGGTTCGTCCTGGGAAGAATTGAAGCATATTAGGCAGGCTGTTGGATTCCTT GTAATTCATCAAAAGCCAAAGAAAACGTTGAAAGAAATCACCAACGATTTGTGCCCT GTCCTTAGCATACAACAGCTGTATCGAATCAGTACAATGTATTGGGATGATAAATATGGCACCCACACTGTTTCGTCAGAT GTCATCTCAAGTATGAGAACAATGATGACAGAGGACTCGAATAATGCAGTGAGCAGTTCTTTCTTGTTGGATGACGATTCAAG CATTCCATTTTCTGTGGACGACATCTCGAAGTCGATGACAGAAATCGAGGTGACAGATGTTGATATGCCACCTTTGGTCCGGGAGAACTCTGGGTTTACCTTCCTACACCAAAGAAAGGACTAA